The genomic stretch ATCAAACCTGTGAAGACCTTCCCTTCATTCACTTCTTCACTTGCCTTTTTCGCTAATGAGATTAATTGTTGGTCTGCCTCAAAGACAGACTTTTCTTGATCTGGGATAATTCCCTTCTCATAACCTAGTGGAGTCACATCTACATCATGTTGTTGTGCTGCAGTTGAGATAACAATATCTCCGATGTCAAGATCAGGGTGTAGTGCACCGGCAACACCTGTAAAAATGATACGATCCACTTTAAATTCATCAATCAAGATTTGCGTAGTGACTGCAGCATTTACTTTACCAATACCAGATTTACATAGAACGACGGATTTGCCATTCATTTCCCCTTCATAAAAAAGAATTGATGCCTTCTTTTTTTGTTGTAAGTGACTCATACCCTCCTGAAATAATTCAATTTCTTCATCCATTGCCCCTATAATGCCGATTCTCATCGTTTTCCCCCTAAAGATAATATTCAGATTTATTTTGTCGAAGAACGGTTGATTAATTCATGCTCAAGAATCACATTCTGTTCTGTAATCGGCTCTTCATTCATATGTTTGGTTAAAAATCTCATCGCCACAGCACCAATATCATATTGAGGTTGAGATACCGTGGA from Tepidibacillus fermentans encodes the following:
- a CDS encoding 5'-methylthioadenosine/adenosylhomocysteine nucleosidase, with the translated sequence MRIGIIGAMDEEIELFQEGMSHLQQKKKASILFYEGEMNGKSVVLCKSGIGKVNAAVTTQILIDEFKVDRIIFTGVAGALHPDLDIGDIVISTAAQQHDVDVTPLGYEKGIIPDQEKSVFEADQQLISLAKKASEEVNEGKVFTGLILSGDQFIADRDQVRELYETYDGMCTEMEGASVAQVCHMNLVPFVIIRSMSDKADGSAHVNFVQFTRLASKRSYQIVDKMLKMMEG